The following coding sequences are from one Pedosphaera parvula Ellin514 window:
- the speA gene encoding biosynthetic arginine decarboxylase, producing the protein MSNPIDPAQPWDLQTARSLYNINRWGAKYFDINEAGHVVATPLQEAGASVDITDVIEEAKGRGLKFPVLIRFQDILRNRVESINTAFRNSITEFNYQGSYRGVFPIKVNQLREVVEEILEAGKPFNFGLEVGSKPELFAGLALQNQIGSLIICNGYKDAGFIKMAILGQKLGKKVIMVVEKLEELRQIITISKQLGVEPSVGIRARLHSKGAGKWAESGGENAKFGLSTSELLAATEMLKSEGLGQCFKLLHFHIGSQVPDILTVKKAVQEASRFYAKLFKMGFNIEYMDVGGGLGVDYDGSRSAFDSSTNYTLQEYTNDIVYYVGDVCNAEKVPHPHIISESGRAIVAHHSMLVVEVFGAIEKIRSGNGIHYTENEHPLVKELLDIRKNISKLNKLEAYHDALERKDDAHHMFTLGMLELPDKAKIENLYWDIGQEVVQSFKGQAYIPEEIVKLEDSLGDQYLCNFSVFQSLLDHWALGQLFPIMPLSKLNERPTREGTLVDITCDSDGQINKFIDLRDVRDTLPLHKLGTNGNGQQEPYYIGIFLMGAYQDIMGDLHNLFGRVNEVHVFLDPDEPAGYYVEEIIEGTTIGQALASVQYDENELKRRMKAQIDEAIKSDRMKPSEAMRLLDDYERGLKDYTYLTF; encoded by the coding sequence ATGAGTAATCCGATTGACCCCGCTCAACCCTGGGACCTCCAGACCGCTCGCAGCTTGTACAACATCAATCGCTGGGGCGCGAAGTATTTTGATATCAACGAAGCCGGTCATGTGGTGGCCACGCCGCTGCAGGAAGCCGGCGCTTCGGTGGACATCACCGACGTGATCGAGGAGGCCAAGGGACGCGGTCTGAAGTTTCCCGTGCTCATCCGGTTCCAGGACATCCTGCGTAATCGGGTGGAGTCAATCAACACCGCGTTTCGCAACTCCATCACCGAGTTCAACTACCAAGGTTCCTACCGCGGCGTCTTCCCGATCAAGGTGAACCAGCTCCGCGAAGTCGTGGAGGAAATCCTCGAGGCTGGCAAGCCGTTCAACTTCGGCCTCGAAGTAGGCAGCAAACCGGAACTGTTCGCCGGACTGGCCCTGCAAAATCAAATCGGGTCACTCATTATTTGTAATGGCTATAAGGATGCCGGCTTCATCAAAATGGCCATCCTTGGCCAGAAGCTGGGCAAGAAGGTCATCATGGTGGTGGAGAAGTTGGAAGAACTTCGCCAGATCATCACCATCTCGAAACAACTCGGGGTGGAACCTTCCGTGGGTATCCGCGCCCGATTGCATAGCAAAGGGGCGGGCAAATGGGCGGAAAGCGGCGGTGAAAATGCCAAGTTCGGCCTGAGCACCTCTGAACTCCTGGCGGCCACGGAAATGCTGAAAAGCGAAGGCTTGGGCCAATGCTTCAAGTTACTGCATTTCCACATTGGCTCCCAGGTTCCGGATATTCTCACTGTCAAGAAAGCCGTTCAGGAAGCTTCCCGCTTTTACGCCAAGCTGTTCAAGATGGGTTTCAACATTGAATACATGGACGTCGGCGGTGGCCTGGGCGTGGATTATGACGGCAGCCGTTCCGCCTTTGATAGCTCCACCAACTACACTTTGCAGGAATACACCAACGACATCGTCTACTATGTCGGGGACGTGTGTAACGCTGAGAAGGTCCCCCACCCGCATATCATCAGCGAAAGCGGCCGGGCAATCGTTGCCCATCATAGCATGTTGGTCGTGGAAGTCTTTGGAGCCATCGAAAAAATCCGCTCCGGGAACGGGATTCATTATACGGAAAACGAACATCCTCTCGTAAAAGAGTTGCTCGATATTCGCAAAAACATTTCCAAACTGAACAAGCTCGAAGCGTATCACGATGCCTTGGAACGCAAGGATGACGCTCATCACATGTTCACGTTGGGCATGCTGGAATTGCCTGACAAAGCCAAGATCGAAAATCTCTATTGGGATATCGGGCAGGAAGTGGTCCAAAGCTTCAAGGGCCAGGCTTATATCCCCGAGGAAATCGTCAAACTCGAAGACAGCCTGGGTGATCAGTATCTCTGCAACTTCTCGGTCTTCCAATCCCTGCTGGATCATTGGGCTCTGGGGCAATTATTCCCCATCATGCCCTTGAGCAAGCTGAATGAACGTCCCACCCGTGAAGGAACTTTGGTGGATATCACCTGCGATTCCGACGGTCAGATAAACAAGTTCATTGATCTCCGCGACGTCCGTGACACCCTGCCGCTTCACAAGTTGGGCACCAACGGAAACGGCCAGCAGGAACCTTATTATATTGGCATCTTCCTGATGGGCGCCTATCAGGACATCATGGGCGACCTGCACAACCTGTTCGGCCGCGTAAACGAAGTCCACGTCTTCCTCGATCCGGATGAGCCGGCTGGTTATTACGTCGAGGAGATCATCGAAGGCACCACCATCGGCCAGGCACTCGCCTCGGTCCAGTATGATGAAAATGAATTGAAGCGCCGAATGAAGGCTCAAATTGACGAGGCCATCAAATCCGACCGCATGAAACCCTCGGAGGCGATGCGGTTGCTCGATGATTACGAGCGCGGTCTGAAGGATTATACTTACCTAACTTTTTAG
- a CDS encoding Nif3-like dinuclear metal center hexameric protein: protein MAKASLSAIVEYCERTLRTDEIKDYDGAVNGLQVENDGKVTRVAATVDASLATIKLAIAAQADLLIVHHGLFWAPTHPWTGKRREMLRLLMDNNLAIYSSHLPLDFHPQLGNNAQLCKALGFKKLTPFLMQKGQCSGLETTQKISRADLVKRLQAVVGGKVTVLPGGPAVCKKIGVVTGGAGSYLKQAAAEGVDTFITGEGQHWTYALAEEEGINVLYGGHYATETFGVKALAAELSKKFSVPWVFLDHPTGL from the coding sequence ATGGCAAAGGCATCTCTCTCCGCGATCGTTGAATATTGCGAGCGCACGTTGCGCACCGACGAAATAAAGGACTATGATGGCGCGGTGAACGGGTTGCAGGTGGAGAATGATGGCAAGGTGACGCGGGTTGCCGCCACAGTGGATGCGAGCCTTGCCACCATCAAACTGGCCATTGCCGCACAGGCAGATTTGTTGATCGTCCACCACGGACTGTTTTGGGCGCCCACTCATCCCTGGACTGGCAAACGTCGCGAAATGCTTCGTTTGCTGATGGATAACAATCTCGCGATCTATAGTTCCCACCTGCCTCTCGATTTCCATCCTCAACTTGGAAACAATGCTCAGTTATGCAAGGCCCTTGGCTTCAAGAAGCTTACACCTTTTTTGATGCAAAAAGGGCAATGCTCCGGATTGGAAACCACCCAAAAAATTTCGCGTGCAGACCTGGTCAAACGTTTGCAAGCGGTTGTGGGTGGGAAAGTGACCGTTCTTCCGGGCGGACCGGCGGTTTGTAAAAAAATCGGCGTGGTAACCGGCGGCGCGGGAAGTTATCTCAAGCAAGCTGCTGCCGAAGGGGTGGATACGTTTATCACGGGTGAAGGACAGCACTGGACCTACGCACTGGCAGAAGAGGAGGGGATCAATGTTCTCTATGGAGGACATTATGCGACGGAAACATTTGGCGTGAAGGCACTCGCGGCTGAGTTATCCAAAAAGTTTAGTGTGCCCTGGGTTTTTCTGGACCATCCTACGGGCTTGTAG
- a CDS encoding prepilin-type N-terminal cleavage/methylation domain-containing protein: protein MQNRHYQSSRVKGFTLIELLVVIAIIAILAGLLLPALSQAKAKGQQIACLNNIRQLQIAWTMFIDDNGDVLPENKSDGAGQLTASSRTNSWIMGNAQASADPMLIQGGTLYPYTSNMKVYLCPADHSTVYGTKTPRIRSFSMNAYLNGIRTDIVTKYSGMTRGQSGVFVFLDEHQDSIDDGYYLIGRDPDSSWPNLASDRHSQGANLSFADGHCERWKWRASKKFTIWFQSNSGAQDLQDLRRLQAALPTVN from the coding sequence ATGCAAAACCGCCATTATCAGTCAAGCCGTGTCAAAGGCTTTACATTAATCGAGTTACTGGTGGTTATCGCCATAATTGCGATTTTGGCCGGCCTGCTTTTACCCGCCCTCTCCCAAGCCAAGGCTAAAGGTCAGCAAATTGCCTGCCTCAACAATATCCGCCAGTTGCAAATCGCGTGGACCATGTTCATCGACGACAACGGCGATGTGCTTCCCGAAAACAAGTCCGATGGCGCCGGCCAGTTAACTGCCAGCAGCAGGACCAACTCATGGATCATGGGAAATGCTCAAGCAAGCGCAGATCCAATGCTAATTCAAGGAGGAACGCTCTATCCCTACACCTCCAATATGAAGGTCTATCTATGTCCGGCGGACCACTCAACGGTTTACGGCACCAAAACACCACGCATTCGCAGTTTCTCGATGAATGCCTATCTGAACGGTATTCGCACTGACATTGTAACGAAGTATAGCGGCATGACTCGCGGACAATCAGGAGTGTTTGTTTTCCTGGATGAACATCAAGACAGCATTGACGATGGTTATTATCTCATTGGCCGTGACCCGGACAGCTCCTGGCCCAACCTGGCTTCCGATCGACATTCCCAAGGGGCCAACCTGTCCTTTGCTGATGGTCATTGTGAACGCTGGAAATGGCGTGCATCGAAAAAGTTTACCATTTGGTTCCAGTCCAACAGCGGTGCCCAGGATCTTCAAGATCTGCGCCGCCTGCAGGCCGCATTGCCTACTGTCAACTGA
- a CDS encoding YfhO family protein: MKSGNPANDRQITNGYYFLFSFACLVLILGLLFHKSFEPGIIVHSNDGPLGAISSKSAAVPYVYSGFWQDLNWIGGPQPSATPSLSVTLDLIFGPYIFAKFYPAISLLILGVSAWLFFRQTKLAPMACLLGALAAALNSDYFSIANWGVAAQPICVAMNFLALAAVADLSTHRWPKIILAGLAVGMGVMEGFDIGAIFSLFVAAYVVFQAWNTEEKAPSGKKLGQGVLRVAVIGIFAAFIATQTLFVLYNTQIKGVVGAGQDPATKQAQWGEKTQWSLPKAETFQILIPGIFGYRMDSPNGAAYWGTVGKSPFIDELEQAAPSNPRAAAALKQGGLMWRFSGGGIYAGVLVVVVSIWAFFQSFRGKNSVYSLPQRRIIWFWAIAAFISLLLSFGRFAPFYKLFYALPFASTIRNPAKFIHVVTWAMLIIFGYGVHGLYRGYMQDSAGKIQSLRAQFKTWWAKAPAFDKGWLKGSVFAIIAALVAWGIYASKSSDLEAYIRSVGFDPEINGADPGMAQRLASFSLHSVGWFILFLVLSVITLGFIFCGLFTGPRAKWGGLLLGLVLVADLSRANLPWIIHWDVNHKYAGNPVIDILRTKAYEHRVSLLPISVPDPQVDLLHNLYKYEWTQHLFLYNNIQSIDRVQEPRVSLANEAYRSTLFEDQGRPKLNEFLREWKLTNTRYLLGPYMYGTNNIVDYLNQQINPGKTTFRVLQPFNVVPKPGYPQPKGLTDFTAQTNDTGSLAIIEFTDALPRAKLYSNWQVITNDEVTLSTLTNSAFDPHQLVLLADAIPAPSPANTNQPSGTVQIKDNYEPKRVELAADVKVPSVLLLNDKFDPDWKVWVDGKPATMLRSNFIMRGVYLQPGQHEIVFKYLPPFGVFYVSLSAVILAILLIGFLAISSGKPEPKLAAEKKAKDSAR; this comes from the coding sequence ATGAAATCAGGCAATCCGGCAAACGACCGTCAAATTACCAATGGTTATTATTTTCTTTTTTCCTTCGCGTGCCTCGTGCTCATACTCGGATTGCTTTTCCATAAGAGCTTTGAACCAGGCATAATTGTTCACTCCAATGATGGCCCACTCGGAGCCATCAGCTCAAAGTCTGCTGCTGTTCCCTATGTTTACTCTGGTTTCTGGCAGGATTTAAATTGGATCGGCGGGCCGCAGCCCAGCGCCACCCCAAGTCTGAGTGTCACTCTCGACCTGATCTTTGGCCCGTATATTTTTGCGAAGTTTTATCCTGCCATCTCCCTGCTGATCCTTGGAGTCAGTGCCTGGCTCTTTTTTAGGCAGACAAAATTGGCCCCGATGGCCTGCCTTCTTGGTGCACTCGCAGCCGCCCTCAACTCGGATTACTTTTCCATCGCCAACTGGGGCGTAGCGGCCCAACCCATTTGCGTGGCCATGAACTTTCTGGCACTGGCGGCCGTGGCGGATCTCTCCACGCATCGCTGGCCCAAGATCATTCTGGCCGGATTAGCCGTTGGCATGGGGGTCATGGAAGGTTTCGATATCGGCGCCATCTTCAGTTTGTTTGTCGCGGCCTACGTGGTATTTCAAGCGTGGAACACGGAGGAGAAAGCACCTTCAGGTAAGAAGTTAGGACAAGGCGTATTACGGGTGGCGGTGATCGGCATCTTCGCCGCCTTCATTGCAACGCAAACCTTATTCGTTCTGTACAACACTCAAATTAAAGGCGTCGTAGGCGCCGGACAGGATCCGGCAACCAAACAGGCCCAGTGGGGCGAAAAAACCCAATGGAGCCTGCCGAAAGCTGAAACATTTCAAATATTGATCCCCGGTATTTTTGGCTATCGAATGGATAGCCCCAATGGCGCCGCTTACTGGGGCACAGTTGGAAAATCGCCTTTCATCGACGAACTTGAACAAGCGGCCCCTTCGAACCCCCGGGCAGCAGCAGCCTTAAAACAAGGCGGATTGATGTGGCGCTTCTCGGGTGGTGGAATTTATGCCGGCGTCCTGGTGGTAGTGGTTTCGATCTGGGCATTCTTTCAATCGTTTCGAGGCAAAAACTCAGTTTATTCTCTACCTCAGCGAAGGATCATCTGGTTTTGGGCAATCGCTGCCTTCATCTCGCTGCTGTTGTCATTTGGACGCTTTGCTCCTTTTTACAAGCTCTTCTACGCCCTGCCTTTTGCCTCAACTATTCGTAACCCGGCCAAGTTCATCCATGTCGTTACCTGGGCAATGCTCATCATCTTCGGCTATGGCGTGCATGGGTTGTACCGTGGTTATATGCAGGATTCAGCAGGCAAAATTCAAAGCTTAAGGGCGCAGTTTAAAACCTGGTGGGCCAAGGCTCCCGCTTTTGATAAAGGCTGGCTGAAAGGGAGTGTATTTGCCATAATCGCGGCGCTTGTGGCATGGGGGATTTATGCATCCAAGAGCTCGGATCTGGAAGCCTATATTCGTAGCGTCGGATTTGATCCCGAAATTAACGGTGCTGATCCAGGCATGGCGCAGAGGCTGGCAAGCTTCAGCCTCCACAGCGTGGGTTGGTTTATTCTCTTTCTGGTATTGAGCGTCATCACGCTGGGATTCATCTTTTGTGGGCTATTCACCGGCCCACGCGCCAAGTGGGGCGGGCTTCTTTTGGGCCTGGTATTGGTCGCGGATCTCTCACGCGCTAATCTGCCGTGGATCATTCACTGGGACGTCAACCATAAGTATGCAGGCAATCCAGTCATCGACATCCTGCGAACCAAGGCTTACGAACATCGGGTAAGCCTTCTTCCTATTAGCGTTCCCGACCCGCAGGTGGACCTTTTACACAACCTCTACAAATATGAGTGGACCCAACACCTCTTTCTCTACAATAACATCCAGTCGATCGATCGGGTGCAGGAGCCCCGAGTTAGCCTGGCGAACGAAGCTTATCGGAGCACTCTTTTTGAAGACCAGGGGAGGCCAAAGCTAAACGAATTCCTCCGGGAGTGGAAGCTCACGAATACACGTTACCTGCTCGGACCGTACATGTATGGAACAAACAACATTGTTGATTATTTAAACCAGCAAATCAATCCTGGCAAAACCACCTTCAGGGTGCTGCAGCCCTTCAACGTGGTTCCCAAGCCCGGTTATCCGCAACCGAAAGGGTTAACCGATTTTACTGCCCAGACCAACGACACTGGCAGCCTTGCAATCATCGAGTTCACTGATGCATTGCCGCGGGCAAAGCTTTATTCAAACTGGCAGGTGATCACCAATGATGAAGTAACGCTGAGCACCCTGACCAACAGCGCATTTGATCCCCATCAATTGGTGCTGCTGGCGGATGCCATCCCCGCTCCTTCCCCGGCGAATACCAACCAGCCTTCCGGCACCGTGCAAATCAAGGATAATTACGAGCCCAAACGTGTGGAGTTGGCGGCTGACGTGAAGGTTCCTTCCGTGCTGTTATTGAATGATAAGTTCGATCCAGATTGGAAAGTCTGGGTGGATGGCAAACCCGCAACCATGTTGCGCAGTAATTTCATCATGCGCGGTGTTTACCTGCAGCCAGGCCAACACGAGATAGTGTTCAAGTATTTGCCACCCTTTGGAGTCTTCTATGTCAGCCTCTCCGCTGTCATCCTGGCAATCCTGTTGATCGGTTTTCTCGCGATCTCCTCGGGAAAACCGGAACCGAAGTTGGCCGCTGAAAAGAAGGCCAAGGATTCCGCCAGGTAA
- the rfbF gene encoding glucose-1-phosphate cytidylyltransferase, protein MQVVILCGGKGTRLREETEFRPKPMVPVGEHPILWHIMKTYAHYGHKEFILCLGYKGHVIKDYFLNYRYQSNDFTLKLGQDQQLAFHGTSGGEDDWVITMANTGEDTMTGGRVKRIEKYIKGDLIMLTYGDGVGNVDINALLEFHKQHGKLATLTGVRPPGRFGELMTDNSLITEFNEKPQTSGGRINGGFFVFSRDAFKYLSADAGSILEQEPLRKLAADRQLVCFPHDGFWQPMDTFREFEMLNQLWVRNQAPWKVW, encoded by the coding sequence ATGCAAGTAGTGATTCTATGCGGCGGCAAGGGTACCCGCCTTCGTGAGGAAACCGAATTTCGGCCAAAACCGATGGTTCCGGTTGGGGAGCATCCGATTTTGTGGCACATCATGAAAACCTACGCTCATTACGGGCACAAGGAATTCATTCTTTGCCTGGGCTATAAGGGACACGTCATCAAGGACTACTTTCTCAATTACCGCTACCAGTCCAACGATTTTACTCTCAAGCTGGGACAGGATCAGCAACTCGCCTTTCATGGCACTTCCGGCGGCGAGGATGATTGGGTCATCACCATGGCCAACACCGGCGAGGACACCATGACGGGCGGACGCGTCAAGCGTATTGAAAAATACATCAAAGGTGACTTGATCATGCTCACCTATGGCGATGGGGTGGGCAATGTCGATATCAATGCCTTGCTGGAATTTCATAAACAGCATGGAAAACTGGCCACTCTCACTGGTGTCCGACCTCCGGGACGCTTCGGGGAGTTAATGACTGACAACTCACTCATTACTGAATTCAATGAAAAACCCCAAACTTCGGGTGGCCGCATCAACGGCGGTTTCTTTGTTTTCTCACGTGATGCTTTCAAATATTTGAGTGCCGATGCCGGTTCCATTCTGGAGCAGGAGCCGCTCCGAAAATTGGCCGCTGACCGCCAACTCGTGTGCTTTCCGCACGATGGCTTTTGGCAACCAATGGATACGTTCCGCGAATTCGAGATGCTTAATCAACTTTGGGTCAGAAACCAGGCACCCTGGAAGGTTTGGTAA
- a CDS encoding glycosyltransferase family 2 protein, whose protein sequence is MAKSKIITVIPVFNGEKFILQTLESVAAQRLKPDRVIVIDNCSTDGTEKIVKEFTGIKCEWQRNATNLGLFGNCNRALEFCEETDYLHILHADDLIVPEYYEMMVRNLEDCDGFGMGYCLDERIDENNKHLSISGKADGTVTIQAVDDYLKQKAEIGNQAFSGTLLKSHYQKAPCQFRLDMPILADMVYWPDWGRHCKKIVKINLPLSKYRWHGDNTTTAYVPGLQTLVLDEWQVMQMVEGFRGQKAGSVRWFKLKGLFAVRSGIKAKRFKEQQKLDYSRQIVSAVKKITGPIAWLLGQVVVETRDLVVYRILGRPKHPKNVYS, encoded by the coding sequence ATGGCAAAGTCGAAGATCATCACAGTAATTCCAGTTTTTAACGGGGAGAAGTTTATCCTGCAGACCTTGGAATCGGTGGCGGCCCAGAGGTTGAAACCGGACCGGGTGATTGTCATCGACAACTGTTCGACTGATGGCACGGAAAAGATCGTCAAGGAGTTCACTGGCATCAAATGCGAATGGCAACGGAATGCGACGAACCTGGGGCTTTTTGGAAATTGCAATCGAGCCCTGGAATTTTGTGAAGAAACCGATTACCTGCACATCCTCCATGCTGATGACCTGATCGTTCCTGAGTATTATGAGATGATGGTCAGGAATCTGGAGGACTGTGATGGTTTCGGCATGGGCTACTGCCTCGACGAGCGCATCGATGAAAACAATAAGCACCTGAGCATCTCCGGCAAGGCAGACGGTACTGTGACCATCCAGGCGGTGGATGATTATCTCAAGCAAAAGGCGGAGATCGGAAATCAGGCGTTCAGCGGCACCTTGCTGAAGAGCCATTATCAAAAAGCGCCGTGTCAATTCCGCCTGGATATGCCCATTCTGGCCGACATGGTTTATTGGCCTGATTGGGGGCGTCACTGCAAAAAAATTGTGAAGATCAATCTTCCGCTTTCCAAGTATCGCTGGCATGGAGACAACACAACCACCGCTTATGTGCCCGGCCTGCAAACCCTGGTTCTGGACGAATGGCAGGTGATGCAAATGGTGGAGGGATTCCGCGGACAGAAAGCCGGTTCGGTAAGGTGGTTTAAATTGAAGGGGTTGTTCGCGGTGCGTTCCGGCATCAAAGCCAAACGTTTCAAGGAACAGCAAAAATTGGATTACTCCAGGCAGATCGTCTCCGCCGTGAAAAAAATCACCGGACCAATTGCCTGGCTATTGGGCCAGGTCGTGGTGGAAACACGCGATCTTGTCGTTTATCGGATACTCGGTCGTCCCAAGCATCCGAAAAACGTTTACAGTTAA
- a CDS encoding glycosyltransferase family 2 protein: MQRLTTVIPVYNGERYLAETLQSVATQSRRPDRLVVLDNCSTDGTRKVVERFNGMPCEWRQNEKNLGLFGNCNRALEFAAETDFLHILHADDVLIPTFYETLLKSGSDMPGRALIYSGCDFIDENSLAIAASRADLPEQQARQIAVRTFLIGRSELRPFYFPTVVLKTNRQPSPCQFRMDMPQLADLVFWADWASHCERIIETQARLCHYRIHQNNDTSRNVSSLQAWVLDEWKAMQLIKPLLGEKGLPRWIRQQKLKCILAARAHVKIKLVQGNSPEFARQIHESVRATTGLAPWSLGKLAVGLRDFLLYNRKK; this comes from the coding sequence ATGCAGCGGCTGACCACGGTCATTCCGGTTTACAACGGCGAGCGATACCTGGCTGAAACTCTTCAATCAGTGGCAACCCAGTCCCGTCGCCCGGACCGACTGGTGGTGCTCGATAACTGCTCCACCGATGGAACTCGAAAGGTGGTGGAGCGGTTTAACGGCATGCCTTGCGAGTGGCGGCAGAATGAAAAGAATCTTGGACTTTTCGGCAACTGCAATCGCGCTCTTGAATTTGCCGCCGAAACGGACTTCTTGCACATTTTGCACGCAGACGACGTCCTTATACCCACATTCTACGAAACCTTGCTGAAATCTGGATCTGATATGCCTGGACGTGCACTCATATACTCCGGGTGTGATTTTATCGATGAGAACAGCCTCGCTATCGCCGCCAGCAGAGCGGATTTGCCGGAGCAACAGGCCCGACAAATCGCCGTACGAACCTTCCTGATCGGGCGGTCAGAACTTCGTCCGTTTTATTTTCCAACTGTGGTCTTAAAAACAAATCGGCAGCCCAGCCCGTGCCAATTCAGAATGGACATGCCGCAACTGGCCGATTTGGTGTTTTGGGCCGATTGGGCATCACATTGCGAGCGAATCATCGAAACTCAAGCCAGGCTGTGCCACTACCGCATTCATCAGAATAACGATACCAGCCGGAACGTTTCCAGCCTCCAAGCCTGGGTGCTGGATGAATGGAAAGCCATGCAATTGATAAAACCGCTGCTTGGGGAGAAGGGCTTGCCCAGATGGATTCGACAACAAAAGCTGAAGTGCATTCTGGCCGCCCGGGCACACGTAAAGATTAAACTTGTCCAAGGCAATTCACCTGAATTTGCGCGTCAGATACATGAGTCCGTCCGGGCCACCACCGGCCTGGCGCCCTGGTCACTGGGCAAGTTAGCGGTTGGCCTGCGTGATTTTCTTCTGTATAATCGCAAGAAATAA